One Lycium barbarum isolate Lr01 chromosome 5, ASM1917538v2, whole genome shotgun sequence genomic window carries:
- the LOC132641224 gene encoding protein HHL1, chloroplastic — translation MEVAMSLNPLVRLPLSSNSRTHEDFSLVKHSLSSTTRTTTTQKRQHGRLLVVEAKGRKGGMAARQYQRMAPPMPKIEDDGNPKFVIFIRMANVYLWYPLNIVTGGTTAKIMVAAKDNFLGKYIYKDTLARNLAAVIYNDEKEIKKLAMKQHRVLRSATEFRYGYKLVENNNVRAALSTSGVIELPTPDKLKTVVDKVKDFFGDAKESFGKLTALPTSESSEEDPPKEGSKDTTTAKN, via the exons ATGGAAGTGGCCATGTCTTTGAATCCACTAGTTAGATTACCCCTTTcatcaaattcaagaacacatgAAGATTTTTCACTTGTTAAACATTCACTTTCCTccacaacaagaacaacaacaacccaaaagaGGCAACATGGAAGATTGTTAGTGGTTGAAGCAAAAGGAAGGAAAGGAGGAATGGCAGCTCGTCAATACCAACGTATGGCTCCACCTATGCCAAAGATTGAAGATGATGGCAACCCCAAGTTTGTTATCTTTATTCGTATGGCTAAT GTTTACCTTTGGTACCCCCTCAATATCGTAACAGGTGGCACAACTGCAAAAATTATGGTTGCTGCAAAAGACAACTTTCTTGGGAAATATATATACAAAGATACTCTAGCTAGGAATCTCGCAGCAGTGATTTACAAT GATGAGAAGGAAATCAAGAAATTGGCAATGAAACAGCATCGTGTATTGAGGTCGGCGACAGAATTTAGATATGGATACAAACTTGTC GAGAATAACAATGTGAGAGCCGCCCTTTCTACCTCAGGTGTGATTGAG CTTCCCACCCCAGATAAGCTTAAAACGGTCGTTGATAAAGTGAAGGACTTCTTCGGAGATGCTAAGGAGTCATTCGGTAAGCTGACAGCCCTCCCAACGTCAGAGTCATCAGAAGAAGATCCACCAAAAGAAGGATCCAAAGATACAACCAC GGCCAAGAACTGA
- the LOC132641225 gene encoding probable carboxylesterase 16: MPSLMVKVYSLLFKYNLKHRLQALTESSTPPTPNPFNCVISRTDETITTSNPSFSNNEVAIKDLHIDPLTSLSLRIFLPQSALISTEGVYGGYIPDKNAKNCKKMPVILQFHGGAWVSGGNDTVSNDVFCRKLAKSCDAIVIAIGYRLAPESRYPAAFEDGVMAIKWLAKQANLAECSRSSLDKRIVNGQIVDGFGASMVEPWLAAHLDPSRCVLLGVSCGANIANYVARYAVEAGKRLDPIIVVAQILMYPFFIGNIPTHSETKLANSYLYDKATCILAWKLFLPETDFNLDHLAANPLIPGNETSLNLKHMPPTLTVVAQYDWMRDRAIAYSEELRRVNVDAPLLDYKDAVHDFATLNVLQKTPKAQACLEDISIWVKKYISLRGNEFSY, encoded by the exons ATGCCGAGTTTAATGGTGAAAGTTTATAGCTTACTCTTCAAATACAACCTTAAACACCGATTACAAGCCTTAACCGAATCCTCAACTCCCCCAACTCCAAACCCTTTTAACTGTGTCATTTCACGTACTGATGAAACAATTACCACTTCTAATCCTAGTTTCTCTAACAATGAAGTTGCAATTAAGGACCTTCATATTGATCCTTTAACTTCTCTTTCCCTCAGAATTTTCCTCCCTCAATCCGCTTTAATTTCCACTGAAGGGGTTTATGGGGGTTATATACCGGATAAAAATGCGAAAAACTGCAAGAAAATGCCGGTTATATTGCAGTTTCATGGTGGTGCATGGGTGAGTGGGGGTAATGATACTGTTTCTAATGATGTTTTTTGTAGGAAGTTGGCGAAATCTTGTGATGCTATTGTGATTGCTATTGGATATAGGCTGGCACCGGAGAGTAGGTATCCGGCTGCTTTTGAAGATGGGGTTATGGCGATTAAATGGTTAGCTAAACAAGCTAACTTGGCTGAATGTAGCAGGTCCAGTTTGGATAAAAGGATTGTTAATGGGCAAATTGTTGATGGATTTGGGGCTTCTATGGTTGAGCCTTGGTTAGCAGCTCATCTAGACCCTTCAAG GTGTGTACTCCTTGGAGTAAGTTGTGGAGCCAACATCGCAAATTATGTTGCGCGATATGCTGTTGAGGCAGGGAAACGTTTGGATCCTATAATAGTAGTGGCTCAAATTCTAATGTACCCTTTCTTCATTGGAAACATTCCTACACATTCAGAGACAAAACTGGCAAACTCTTACCTCTATGACAAAGCTACATGCATTCTTGCTTGGAAACTTTTCCTCCCAGAAACAGATTTCAATCTTGACCATCTTGCTGCAAATCCCCTTATACCAGGAAATGAAACATCCTTGAACTTGAAGCATATGCCACCAACGCTTACGGTGGTTGCACAGTATGATTGGATGCGAGATAGGGCCATTGCATATTCAGAGGAACTTCGAAGAGTGAATGTTGATGCCCCTCTTCTTGACTACAAGGATGCTGTACATGACTTTGCTACCCTTAATGTGCTTCAGAAAACGCCTAAAGCTCAGGCTTGCTTAGAGGATATCTCAATATGGGTCAAAAAGTATATATCCCTCAGAGGCAATGAATTTTCATATTGA
- the LOC132641226 gene encoding small heat shock protein, chloroplastic-like isoform X2 produces the protein MAHCLSRFPISHPFSFSINHHNPKYSHYSYSVPNSGRDGNNTVKVMAVDERHNLDHLQRQNKHQSPQLKKRSPQVAPVGLWDRFPTARTVQQMMETMDRIKEDPVAFDGGWVAGPSTEEVGYRRGRTPWEIKESEGEYKMRFDMPDVKVWVEETLLVVKAEKVAKNNKEEEEEEWSAKSYGKYSTRIALPENVDFEKIKAEVRDGVLYITIPKASSNPKFFDINVE, from the exons ATGGCTCACTGCTTATCAAGATTTCCAATTTCTCACCCTTTTTCATTTTCAATCAATCATCACAACCCAAAATATTCCCACTATAGCTACTCTGTTCCAAATTCTGGCAGAGATGGTAATAACACAGTGAAGGTCATGGCAGTTGATGAAAGACACAATCTTGATCACTTGCAAAGACAGAACAAGCATCAATCTCCTCAACTCAAAAAGAGATCACCCCAAGTGGCCCCTGTTG GGTTATGGGATAGGTTCCCAACAGCAAGAACAGTCCAACAAATGATGGAGACAATGGACAGAATCAAGGAGGACCCTGTTGCTTTTGATGGAGGTTGGGTTGCAG GGCCATCAACTGAGGAAGTTGGGTACAGAAGGGGAAGGACGCCATGGGAGATAAAAGAAAGTGAAGGAGAATACAAAATGAGATTTGACATGCCAG ATGTGAAGGTTTGGGTAGAAGAAACATTGTTGGTTGTGAAAGCTGAGAAAGTGGCCAAGAATAATAaagaggaagaggaggaagaaTGGTCTGCTAAGAGCTATGGAAAATATAGTACAAGAATTGCTTTGCCTGAGAATGTTGACTTTGAGAAAATTAAGGCTGAGGTTAGAGATGGTGTCTTGTATATTACTATACCAAAGGCTAGTTCTAATCCCAAATTTTTTGACATTAATGTTGAATGA
- the LOC132641226 gene encoding small heat shock protein, chloroplastic-like isoform X1, translated as MAHCLSRFPISHPFSFSINHHNPKYSHYSYSVPNSGRDGNNTVKVMAVDERHNLDHLQRQNKHQSPQLKKRSPQVAPVGLWDRFPTARTVQQMMETMDRIKEDPVAFDGGWVAGPSTEEVGYRRGRTPWEIKESEGEYKMRFDMPEDVKVWVEETLLVVKAEKVAKNNKEEEEEEWSAKSYGKYSTRIALPENVDFEKIKAEVRDGVLYITIPKASSNPKFFDINVE; from the exons ATGGCTCACTGCTTATCAAGATTTCCAATTTCTCACCCTTTTTCATTTTCAATCAATCATCACAACCCAAAATATTCCCACTATAGCTACTCTGTTCCAAATTCTGGCAGAGATGGTAATAACACAGTGAAGGTCATGGCAGTTGATGAAAGACACAATCTTGATCACTTGCAAAGACAGAACAAGCATCAATCTCCTCAACTCAAAAAGAGATCACCCCAAGTGGCCCCTGTTG GGTTATGGGATAGGTTCCCAACAGCAAGAACAGTCCAACAAATGATGGAGACAATGGACAGAATCAAGGAGGACCCTGTTGCTTTTGATGGAGGTTGGGTTGCAG GGCCATCAACTGAGGAAGTTGGGTACAGAAGGGGAAGGACGCCATGGGAGATAAAAGAAAGTGAAGGAGAATACAAAATGAGATTTGACATGCCAG AAGATGTGAAGGTTTGGGTAGAAGAAACATTGTTGGTTGTGAAAGCTGAGAAAGTGGCCAAGAATAATAaagaggaagaggaggaagaaTGGTCTGCTAAGAGCTATGGAAAATATAGTACAAGAATTGCTTTGCCTGAGAATGTTGACTTTGAGAAAATTAAGGCTGAGGTTAGAGATGGTGTCTTGTATATTACTATACCAAAGGCTAGTTCTAATCCCAAATTTTTTGACATTAATGTTGAATGA